A genomic stretch from Achromobacter spanius includes:
- the ubiG gene encoding bifunctional 2-polyprenyl-6-hydroxyphenol methylase/3-demethylubiquinol 3-O-methyltransferase UbiG: MTTQIHDSDRPAVNADQAELDKFSALASRWWDPESEFKPLHAINPLRLEWIQECAGSLVGKKVLDVGCGGGILSEAMARGGAEVTGIDLADKSLKVARLHGLESGVKVEYRKVPVEELAAEQPGQYDVVTCMEMLEHVPDPASIVRACSTLVKPGGWVFFSTLNRNAKAFLFAIIGAEYVLRLLPRGTHSYDQFIKPSELSAAARAASLEPVSMRGMEYNPITQIYSLSSDTSVNYLMATRK, from the coding sequence ATGACCACGCAAATTCACGACTCCGACCGCCCTGCCGTCAATGCTGATCAGGCTGAACTCGACAAGTTCAGCGCCTTGGCCAGCCGTTGGTGGGATCCCGAAAGCGAGTTCAAGCCGCTGCACGCCATCAATCCGCTGCGGTTGGAATGGATTCAGGAATGCGCGGGCAGCCTTGTTGGCAAAAAAGTGCTGGATGTGGGCTGCGGCGGCGGCATCCTTTCCGAAGCGATGGCGCGTGGCGGCGCGGAAGTGACCGGCATCGACCTGGCGGACAAATCGCTCAAGGTGGCGCGCCTGCATGGCCTGGAGTCGGGCGTGAAGGTGGAATACCGAAAAGTGCCCGTGGAAGAGCTGGCGGCCGAGCAACCCGGCCAATACGACGTGGTCACTTGCATGGAAATGCTGGAACACGTGCCCGACCCGGCGTCCATCGTGCGCGCCTGCTCCACGCTGGTGAAGCCGGGCGGCTGGGTGTTCTTTTCGACACTGAACCGCAACGCCAAGGCCTTCCTGTTTGCCATCATCGGCGCGGAATACGTCCTGCGGCTGCTGCCGCGCGGCACCCACAGCTATGACCAGTTCATCAAGCCCAGCGAACTGTCCGCCGCGGCGCGCGCCGCCAGCCTGGAACCCGTGAGCATGCGCGGCATGGAATACAACCCGATTACCCAGATTTACTCGCTGTCATCCGACACCTCGGTCAACTACCTGATGGCTACCCGCAAATGA
- the ompA gene encoding outer membrane protein OmpA, which translates to MNKPSKFALALAFAAVTASGVASAQTVDNWRNPFGDVWKNGTNELCWRDAFWTPATGIPGCDGVPVAQQKAKPAPMAAKVVFNADTFFDFDKSTLKPEGRQLLDQVAQQARGIELETIIAVGHTDSIGTEAYNQKLSERRAASVKTYLVSKGIDPNRIYTEGKGESNPIASNKTKEGRAQNRRVEIEIVGSRK; encoded by the coding sequence ATGAACAAACCCTCCAAATTCGCTCTGGCGCTCGCCTTCGCCGCCGTCACGGCCTCTGGTGTAGCTTCCGCGCAAACCGTGGACAACTGGCGCAACCCGTTCGGTGACGTTTGGAAAAACGGTACGAACGAACTGTGCTGGCGCGATGCTTTCTGGACCCCTGCCACCGGTATCCCCGGTTGCGACGGTGTCCCGGTTGCACAACAGAAGGCGAAGCCGGCCCCGATGGCGGCAAAGGTCGTGTTCAACGCTGACACGTTCTTCGACTTCGACAAGTCGACCCTGAAGCCCGAAGGTCGTCAGCTGCTGGATCAAGTCGCCCAGCAAGCTCGCGGTATCGAGCTGGAAACCATCATTGCTGTTGGCCACACCGACTCGATCGGTACTGAAGCCTACAACCAGAAGCTGTCCGAGCGCCGCGCCGCTTCGGTCAAGACCTACCTGGTCAGCAAGGGTATCGACCCCAACCGTATCTACACGGAAGGCAAGGGCGAGTCGAACCCGATCGCTTCCAACAAGACGAAAGAGGGCCGTGCCCAAAACCGTCGCGTTGAAATCGAAATCGTGGGTAGCCGCAAGTAA